The window CAAGTTCACCGGCCGACTCGTGGCGACCGGGGCGCAGGTAATTGCCGTGGAACCGGTGGTGCAGATGCTGGAAAAACTGTCCGAAGCCTATCCTGAAGTATTGGCTGTGAACGCCATTGCCACAGACTTGCCGTTGCCGGATGCCTCGGTGGATGTGGTGGTCTGCGCCCAGGCGTTCCACTGGTTTGCCAGCAAAGAGGCGCTCGACGAAATCGCCCGTGTACTCAAGCCCGGCGGCCGGTTGGGGCTGGTGTGGAATCTGCGTGACATCCGTGTCAGCTGGATGCCGAAGCTGGAAGCAATCGTCAGTGCGCGGGAGGGCGATACGCCGCGCTACTACACCGGGGCCTGGCGCCGGGTGTTTCCGCATCCGGCATTCGGGATGCTGCAAGCGCGGCATTTCAGCCATGGGCATACCGGATCGCCGGAAGATGTGATTTTCAATCGGGTGCGCTCAACCAGTTTCATTTCTGCGCTGCCGGAAGCTGAGCGGGCGAAAGTCGATGAGCAGATCAGGGCGATGATCGCGGGCGAGCCTGAGTTGCGGGGGCGGGATGTGGTGACGGTGCCTTATGAAACGGCGGTGTTTGTGGCGGTGAAGGGGCGGTAGATTGGTGGTGGGCCTATCGCCAGCAGGCTGGCTCCCACATTGGACTTGCGGTGCATACAAAACTCCTGTGGGAGCAGCTAGCCTGCTAGCGATAAGGCCCGTCCAGACTCCGACAATCAAAAGCAGTCCCGCATTTGGCCGAACCACTGCCTTACTGCCTGCCTCGATGCCTTGTTATAGTTCGGGCCTCTTTTTTGCCCGGTAAAGGATCACTAGCATGTCTCAATACACCGCGTTCAGCGTCGAACTGGTCGATAAAATCGCTCATGTGCAGATCAATCGTCCGGAAAAGATCAACTCGATGAACGCCGCGTTCTGGAGCGAGATCGTCGAGATTTTCCAGTGGATCGACGACACCGACGAAGTGCGCGTGGTGGTGCTGAGCGGTGCCGGCAAGCATTTCTCTTCGGGCATCGACCTGATGATGCTGGCCGGCGTAGCCAATGAAATGGGCAAGGACGTCGGGCGCAACGCGCGCCTGCTGCGACGCAAGATCCTGACCCTGCAAGCGTCGTTCAACGCCGTCGACAACTGCCGCAAACCGGTGCTCGCGGCCATTCAGGGTTATTGCCTGGGCGGTGCCATCGATCTGATCGCCGCGTGCGACATGCGTTACGCCGCCGAAGACGCGCAATTCTCGATCAAGGAAATCGACATCGGCATGGCCGCCGACGTCGGCACGCTGCAACGCTTGCCGCGGATCATCGGTGACGGCATGCTGCGTGAACTGGCTTACACTGGTCGCACCTTCGGCGCCGAAGAAGCGCGTGGCATGGGCCTGGTCAATCGCGTCTACAGCGACACCGCCAGCCTGCTCGACGGCGTCATGGGTATTGCCCGGGAGATCGCGAGCAAGTCGCCGATTGCCGTCACCGGCACCAAGGAGATGATCAGCTACATGCGTGATCACCGCATTGATGACGGCCTCGAATACGTCGCCACCTGGAACGCCGCCATGTTGCAATCCACTGATTTGCGCGTGGCCATGGCCGCCCATATGAGCAAACAGAAACCCGAATTTCTGGATTGATTGAAAAATGACTTCACGCTGGACCACTGCAGTACTGGACACTGACCAACCCGGCGGCTGGGCCGTGGCGCGTAGCCCGGA of the Pseudomonas sp. MAG733B genome contains:
- a CDS encoding methyltransferase domain-containing protein produces the protein MKDQVHHTAAAGYKVGADTYVRGRPDYPPQIADWLTDTLGLNADKTVIDLGAGTGKFTGRLVATGAQVIAVEPVVQMLEKLSEAYPEVLAVNAIATDLPLPDASVDVVVCAQAFHWFASKEALDEIARVLKPGGRLGLVWNLRDIRVSWMPKLEAIVSAREGDTPRYYTGAWRRVFPHPAFGMLQARHFSHGHTGSPEDVIFNRVRSTSFISALPEAERAKVDEQIRAMIAGEPELRGRDVVTVPYETAVFVAVKGR
- a CDS encoding crotonase/enoyl-CoA hydratase family protein, translated to MSQYTAFSVELVDKIAHVQINRPEKINSMNAAFWSEIVEIFQWIDDTDEVRVVVLSGAGKHFSSGIDLMMLAGVANEMGKDVGRNARLLRRKILTLQASFNAVDNCRKPVLAAIQGYCLGGAIDLIAACDMRYAAEDAQFSIKEIDIGMAADVGTLQRLPRIIGDGMLRELAYTGRTFGAEEARGMGLVNRVYSDTASLLDGVMGIAREIASKSPIAVTGTKEMISYMRDHRIDDGLEYVATWNAAMLQSTDLRVAMAAHMSKQKPEFLD